The Pseudomonas fluorescens genome includes a window with the following:
- the ampD gene encoding 1,6-anhydro-N-acetylmuramyl-L-alanine amidase AmpD, with translation MQLDSASGWCEGVRHCPSPNFNARPEGEISLLVIHNISLPPAQFATGKVQEFFQNRLDVTEHPYFVGIADLRVSAHFLIERDGAVTQFVSCLDRAWHAGVSCFEGREACNDFSLGIELEGTDDLPFTDAQYVALVDLTRQLQAAFRAITVQRICGHSDIAPGRKTDPGPAFDWVRYRAALTEGEGQ, from the coding sequence ATGCAGTTGGACTCCGCGAGCGGTTGGTGCGAGGGGGTGCGTCATTGCCCATCGCCCAACTTCAATGCGCGCCCCGAGGGCGAAATCTCCCTGCTGGTGATCCACAATATCAGCCTGCCACCGGCACAATTCGCCACGGGCAAGGTGCAGGAGTTCTTCCAGAATCGTCTGGATGTCACGGAACATCCCTACTTTGTCGGTATCGCCGACCTGCGTGTCTCTGCGCATTTCCTGATCGAGCGTGACGGCGCCGTGACCCAATTTGTCTCTTGTCTGGATCGCGCGTGGCATGCGGGGGTCTCGTGCTTCGAGGGGCGTGAGGCTTGTAATGATTTTTCCCTGGGCATCGAACTCGAAGGCACGGATGATCTGCCGTTCACCGACGCGCAATATGTCGCATTGGTGGACCTGACCCGGCAGTTGCAAGCGGCGTTCAGGGCGATCACTGTGCAGCGTATCTGCGGGCACAGCGACATCGCCCCGGGGCGCAAGACCGATCCGGGACCGGCATTCGACTGGGTGCGCTATCGCGCGGCCCTGACAGAAGGGGAAGGACAATGA